The following are encoded together in the Triticum dicoccoides isolate Atlit2015 ecotype Zavitan chromosome 6B, WEW_v2.0, whole genome shotgun sequence genome:
- the LOC119325070 gene encoding aquaporin PIP1-5-like encodes MEGKEEDVRLGANRYSERQPIGTAAQGGGADEKDYKEPPPAPLFEAEELTSWSFYRAGIAEFLATFLFLYISVLTVMGVVGNPSGSKCGTVGIQGIAWSFGGMIFVLVYCTAGISGGHINPAVTFGLFLARKLSLTRAVFYMVMQCLGAICGAGVVKGFQTTLYQGNGGGANSVAPGYTKGDGLGAEIVGTFVLVYTVFSATDAKRSARDSHVPILAPLPIGFAVFLVHLATIPITGTGINPARSLGAAIIYNKKQAWDDHWIFWVGPFIGAALAAIYHVVVIRAIPFKSRD; translated from the exons ATGGAGGGCAAGGAGGAGGACGTGCGCCTGGGCGCGAACCGCTACTCGGAGCGCCAGCCCATCGGCacggcggcgcagggcggcggcgcggacgagaAGGACTACAAGGAGCCGCCCCCGGCGCCCCTCTTCGAGGCGGAGGAGCTCACCTCCTGGTCCTTCTACCGGGCCGGCATCGCCGAGTTCCTGGCCACCTTCCTCTTCCTCTACATCTCGGTGCTCACCGTGATGGGCGTGGTGGGCAACCCGTCGGGGTCCAAGTGCGGCACGGTGGGCATCCAGGGCATCGCCTGGAGCTTCGGCGGCATGATCTTCGTGCTCGTCTACTGCACCGCCGGCATCTCCGGCGGCCACATCAACCCCGCGGTCACCTTCGGGCTGTTCCTGGCCCGGAAGCTGTCGCTCACCAGGGCGGTGTTCTACATGGTGATGCAGTGCCTGGGCGCGATATGCGGGGCTGGGGTTGTCAAGGGGTTCCAGACCACGCTGTACCAGGGCAACGGCGGCGGCGCCAACTCCGTCGCGCCCGGGTACACCAAGGGTGACGGGCTGGGCGCCGAGATCGTCGGCACGTTCGTGCTGGTTTACACCGTCTTCTCCGCCACCGACGCCAAGCGCAGCGCCAGAGACTCCCACGTCCCC ATTTTGGCGCCGCTTCCGATTGGGTTCGCGGTGTTCCTGGTGCACCTGGCGACGATCCCCATCACCGGCACGGGCATCAACCCGGCGAGGTCGCTCGGCGCCGCCATCATCTACAACAAGAAGCAGGCGTGGGACGACCAC TGGATCTTCTGGGTTGGTCCGTTCATCGGCGCGGCGCTGGCGGCCATCTACCACGTGGTGGTGATCAGGGCAATCCCCTTCAAGAGCCGCGACTAG
- the LOC119325943 gene encoding protein FAR1-RELATED SEQUENCE 5-like — translation MKWAKPYFMDAFCAKMTSTQQSEIANHLQKGYVPPGSLVHLFIRQYEKMQFDRDSEESYREKRTKLGGVLLAQNLPIEIHASKIYTKDMFENFGEMLYECGSYVLIKVVPRREYIARHVKKDSRDKWCKTEFRVQVNKLADEFKCECGMFEHFGMVCSHALKVMIQLGLQEVPAGQILKRWTRDARLGDNNADAYALAMDQLRNVKTLLCGAIKEETSGVPYDKPQ, via the exons ATGAAGTGGGCTAAGCCTTACTTCATGGATGCTTTTTGCGCCAAGATGACCAGCACGCAACAGAGTGAAATTGCAAACCATTTGCAGAAAGGATATGTGCCACCAGGATCCTTGGTGCACCTTTTCATCAGGCAATATGAGAAGATGCAATTTGACAGAGATTCAGAGGAGAGTTATCGAGAGAAGAGAACCAAACTG GGTGGTGTTTTGCTTGCTCAGAACCTACCTATTGAGATACATGCATCAAAAATTTATACGAAGGACATGTTTGAAAATTTTGGCGAGATGCTATATGAATGTGGGTCATATGTTCTGATCAAAGTTGTGCCTCGTCGTGAATACATAGCGAGGCATGTAAAGAAAGATTCAAGGGACAAATGGTGTAAAACTGAATTCCGCGTCCAGGTCAACAAGCTTGCTGACGAATTCAAGTGTGAATGTGGAATGTTTGAACATTTTGGCATGGTGTGCAGCCATGCACTGAAG GTAATGATACAGCTTGGTCTGCAGGAGGTTCCAGCCGGGCAAATACTGAAGCGTTGGACAAGGGATGCAAg ACTCGGTGACAACAATGCGGATGCATATGCTCTTGCGATGGATCAACTAAGAAATGTGAAAACATTGCTTTGCGGCGCCATCAAAGAAGAGACTAGCGGGGTGCCCTACGATAAGCCACAATAA
- the LOC119325066 gene encoding aquaporin PIP1-5-like — translation MEGKEEDVRLGANRYSEHQPIGTAAQGGGADEKDYKEPPRAPFFEAGELTSWSFYRAGIAEFLATFLFLYISVLTVMGVVGNPSGSKCGTVGIQGIAWSFGGMIFVLVYCTAGISGGHINPAVTFGLFLARKLSLTRAVFYIVMQCLGAICGAGVVKGFQTTLYQGNGGGANSVAPGYTKGDGLGAEIVGTFVLVYTVFSATDAKRSARDSHVPILAPLPIGFAVFLVHLATIPITGTGINPARSLGAAIIYNKKQAWDDHWIFWVGPFIGAALAAIYHVVVIRAIPFKSRD, via the exons ATGGAGGGCAAGGAGGAGGACGTGCGGCTGGGCGCGAACCGCTACTCGGAGCACCAGCCCATCGGCacggcggcgcagggcggcggcgcggacgagaAGGACTACAAGGAGCCGCCCCGGGCCCCCTTCTTCGAGGCCGGGGAGCTCACCTCCTGGTCCTTCTACCGGGCCGGCATCGCCGAGTTCCTGGCCACCTTCCTCTTCCTCTACATCTCGGTGCTCACCGTGATGGGCGTGGTGGGCAACCCGTCGGGGTCCAAGTGCGGCACGGTCGGCATCCAGGGCATCGCCTGGAGCTTCGGCGGCATGATCTTCGTGCTCGTCTACTGCACCGCCGGCATCTCCGGCGGCCACATCAACCCCGCGGTCACCTTCGGGCTGTTCCTGGCCAGGAAGCTGTCGCTCACCAGGGCCGTGTTCTACATCGTGATGCAGTGCCTGGGGGCCATATGCGGCGCTGGGGTTGTCAAGGGGTTCCAGACCACGCTGTACCAGGGCAACGGCGGCGGCGCCAACTCCGTCGCGCCGGGGTACACCAAGGGGGACGGGCTTGGGGCTGAGATTGTTGGGACGTTCGTGCTGGTGTACACCGTCTTCTCCGCCACCGACGCCAAGCGCAGCGCCAGAGACTCCCACGTCCCC ATTTTGGCGCCGCTTCCTATCGGGTTCGCGGTGTTCCTGGTGCACCTGGCCACGATCCCCATCACGGGCACCGGCATCAACCCGGCGAGGTCCCTGGGCGCCGCCATCATCTACAACAAGAAGCAGGCGTGGGACGACCAC TGGATCTTCTGGGTGGGTCCGTTCATCGGCGCGGCGCTGGCGGCCATCTACCACGTGGTGGTGATCAGGGCCATCCCCTTCAAGAGCCGCGACTAG